A part of Anaerotignum faecicola genomic DNA contains:
- the spoIID gene encoding stage II sporulation protein D — MKKQCGFLLLYVVVAVLLLPLLLTILCGGLGQELPQEAQVLYGLADLAPLDTELEEYVAGVVAAEMPAAFPEEALKAQAVAARTYQVRQMQAAGSRAVLYDVGQAYLSEAEQKEKWGEGYALYAGKIHSAVRATAGEIMTYDGEPILAAFHAQSGGRTEDAAHVWNTAVPYLKSVDSKGDRQAPNNETTVTIAAKALAERLGIAGDAAVSVRKRTEAGYVAEVQAGSKTFSGREIRERLGLRSADFTIAKNGDSYIFTVHGYGHGAGMSQYGASFLAEQGKNYHEILRHYYTGISFSILE, encoded by the coding sequence ATGAAAAAACAGTGCGGCTTTCTGCTGTTATATGTGGTTGTGGCGGTGCTTTTGCTGCCGCTATTGCTGACGATACTCTGTGGTGGCTTAGGGCAAGAGCTGCCGCAGGAGGCGCAGGTGCTTTATGGTCTGGCAGACCTTGCGCCCTTGGATACGGAGCTGGAGGAATATGTGGCAGGGGTAGTGGCGGCGGAAATGCCTGCCGCCTTTCCGGAGGAGGCACTCAAGGCGCAGGCGGTTGCGGCAAGAACCTATCAGGTGCGGCAGATGCAGGCGGCAGGAAGCAGGGCTGTGCTTTATGACGTGGGACAGGCGTACCTTTCCGAAGCGGAGCAGAAGGAAAAATGGGGCGAAGGCTATGCCCTATATGCCGGGAAAATCCATAGTGCCGTCCGCGCAACGGCAGGGGAGATTATGACCTATGACGGGGAACCGATTCTTGCCGCCTTTCATGCACAGAGCGGCGGAAGGACGGAGGATGCGGCGCATGTGTGGAATACGGCGGTGCCGTATCTGAAAAGCGTGGACAGCAAGGGGGACAGGCAGGCACCGAACAATGAGACAACGGTAACGATTGCGGCGAAGGCATTGGCGGAACGGCTTGGGATTGCGGGCGATGCGGCAGTTTCTGTGAGGAAACGGACGGAGGCAGGCTATGTGGCGGAGGTGCAGGCAGGGAGCAAGACCTTTTCCGGCAGGGAGATACGAGAGAGGCTAGGGCTTAGAAGTGCGGATTTCACGATTGCGAAAAACGGGGACAGCTATATTTTTACGGTGCATGGCTATGGGCATGGGGCAGGCATGAGCCAATATGGGGCATCCTTTCTGGCAGAGCAGGGGAAAAATTATCATGAAATTCTGCGGCATTATTATACAGGTATCTCCTTTTCGATTCTCGAATAA
- a CDS encoding radical SAM protein, whose translation MRYEGTVYRPPSEAGSLIIQLTIGCARNTCTFCNMYKDKKFRIRPLEEVVEDLEMARSYYSRIKVRRIFLADGDALIVKTEDLLYIIAKCKEIFPEVERISVYGAPKDILHKTPEELATLKAAGLDMVYMGLESGADEVLQAVKKGVTADEMIEAGKKVRAAGMILSMTVISGLGGKKLWREHALGSARVISAIKPEYVGFLTLMIEPGTEMYDQYNRGEIELLTPHEVLDETELFIRSVDAEGTMFRSNHASNYIPLGGTLNGERDKILGQIEISRRKSKFRPDVFRGI comes from the coding sequence ATGAGATATGAAGGTACTGTATATAGACCACCCAGTGAGGCAGGCAGTCTGATTATTCAGCTGACGATTGGCTGTGCAAGAAACACCTGCACATTCTGTAATATGTATAAAGATAAGAAATTCCGCATCCGTCCGCTGGAGGAGGTTGTGGAGGATCTGGAAATGGCGAGAAGCTATTACAGCCGCATTAAGGTGCGCCGCATTTTCCTTGCGGATGGGGATGCCCTGATTGTAAAGACAGAGGATTTATTATATATCATTGCAAAATGCAAGGAGATTTTTCCTGAGGTGGAGCGCATTTCCGTATACGGTGCGCCGAAGGATATTCTGCACAAGACCCCTGAGGAGCTTGCTACATTGAAGGCGGCAGGGCTGGATATGGTTTACATGGGGCTGGAAAGCGGCGCGGATGAGGTGCTGCAGGCGGTGAAGAAGGGCGTAACTGCTGACGAAATGATTGAGGCAGGCAAAAAGGTAAGAGCCGCAGGAATGATTCTTTCCATGACGGTGATTTCCGGTCTGGGAGGCAAGAAGCTGTGGAGAGAGCATGCACTGGGCAGTGCGAGAGTGATTTCTGCAATCAAGCCGGAATATGTCGGCTTTCTGACGCTGATGATTGAGCCGGGAACAGAAATGTATGATCAGTACAACAGAGGGGAAATTGAGCTGCTGACACCCCACGAGGTACTGGATGAAACAGAGCTGTTTATCCGCAGTGTGGATGCGGAAGGGACGATGTTCCGTTCCAATCATGCGTCAAACTATATCCCTCTGGGCGGCACGCTGAATGGGGAAAGAGATAAGATTTTAGGGCAGATTGAAATAAGCAGAAGGAAAAGTAAATTCCGTCCCGATGTATTCAGAGGGATTTAA
- the yabP gene encoding sporulation protein YabP translates to MAEEKKKGRHTLNMEERERVRIGGVMEVLSFDEDGIMMETTCGLLLLKGAGMHIGKLDLEAGDVVVDGSIDSMTYSDGTLAEKHSILGRLFR, encoded by the coding sequence ATGGCAGAGGAGAAGAAAAAGGGACGGCATACATTAAATATGGAGGAACGGGAACGGGTGCGCATCGGCGGCGTAATGGAGGTGCTTTCCTTCGATGAGGACGGCATTATGATGGAGACCACCTGCGGACTGCTGCTTTTAAAGGGCGCAGGGATGCACATCGGCAAGCTGGATCTGGAGGCAGGGGACGTTGTTGTAGACGGAAGCATTGACAGCATGACCTATTCCGATGGAACGCTTGCGGAAAAACATTCTATTCTGGGCAGACTGTTTCGCTAG
- a CDS encoding M23 family metallopeptidase — MNQKERRAARGLQIVAVCCCFCLLAVGAGVTYRAMDRGKAGGSETLQKEQPVTAVQSKTIEIAQAEQQREVEKTKEIKETKEAKETKAQPARKNGQPVFAAPLEGEMKVVLGYSTDHAIYDPTLEQYRTNASVSLSAKQGTEVKAAADGVVKEVKKDAQAGNLVRIAHGEDWLTTYGQLADAVAVKEGESVKQGQRIGTVAAPTKYGVALGEHLIFAMEQNGEPQNPMEKMKTAE; from the coding sequence ATGAATCAAAAAGAAAGAAGAGCCGCACGAGGCTTGCAGATTGTGGCGGTTTGCTGCTGCTTTTGCCTGCTGGCAGTGGGCGCAGGGGTGACATATCGCGCCATGGACAGAGGAAAGGCAGGGGGCAGCGAGACCCTGCAGAAGGAACAGCCTGTGACAGCGGTACAGAGCAAAACAATCGAGATTGCGCAGGCGGAGCAGCAGAGGGAAGTCGAGAAAACAAAGGAAATAAAGGAAACGAAGGAAGCAAAGGAAACGAAAGCACAGCCTGCAAGGAAAAACGGACAGCCTGTGTTTGCGGCGCCGCTGGAGGGGGAAATGAAGGTGGTTTTGGGGTACAGCACAGACCATGCCATTTATGACCCGACACTGGAGCAGTATCGCACGAACGCATCTGTTAGCCTTTCTGCGAAGCAGGGGACAGAGGTGAAGGCTGCGGCAGACGGCGTGGTGAAGGAGGTAAAGAAGGACGCGCAGGCAGGGAATCTGGTGAGGATTGCACATGGCGAGGATTGGCTGACTACATACGGTCAGCTTGCAGATGCCGTAGCAGTCAAGGAAGGAGAAAGCGTGAAACAGGGGCAGCGGATCGGAACGGTTGCCGCGCCGACGAAATACGGTGTGGCACTGGGAGAGCATCTGATTTTTGCCATGGAGCAGAACGGAGAACCGCAGAACCCGATGGAGAAAATGAAAACCGCAGAATGA
- a CDS encoding septum formation initiator family protein, translating into MGQKKKNKKSKKISGLFLRVFVLVFVVAVAVGIGRQAARYQEVKDETASVAAQVKEEKEKQQEFEARREYYTSDAYIEQIAREQLGMVKSNEILYINRGE; encoded by the coding sequence ATGGGGCAGAAAAAAAAGAATAAAAAATCCAAAAAAATATCCGGACTTTTTCTCAGGGTGTTCGTACTGGTGTTTGTTGTGGCGGTTGCAGTCGGCATTGGCAGGCAGGCGGCGCGGTATCAGGAGGTAAAGGATGAAACGGCCTCTGTTGCGGCGCAGGTGAAGGAAGAAAAGGAAAAGCAGCAGGAATTTGAAGCGCGCAGAGAATATTACACCAGCGATGCCTACATCGAGCAGATTGCAAGAGAGCAGCTGGGTATGGTGAAATCAAACGAGATTCTCTACATCAACCGCGGAGAATAG
- the mazG gene encoding nucleoside triphosphate pyrophosphohydrolase, with protein MENKMNTLEDLVRIIRILRGENGCPWDRVQTHASIRMDMLEEAYEAADAIDKKDMKNLCEELGDVLMQVVFHAEIETEQGGFTMGDVIQGICEKMIYRHPHVFGSGKADTAEEVLINWEELKKKEKRQETQTEVMQSVPEALPALIRARKVQKKAADVGFDFPVTADAMRKVYEEVQELEQAVRENGEIEEEFGDILFALVNISRFLKINPEFALTKAIKKFINRFEYIEKSALLEGKALSEMSLEEMDLLWDEAKIKLNPMQ; from the coding sequence ATGGAAAATAAAATGAATACATTAGAGGATTTGGTGCGGATTATCCGTATTCTGCGCGGCGAAAACGGCTGTCCGTGGGACAGGGTGCAGACGCATGCATCCATCCGCATGGATATGCTGGAGGAGGCTTACGAGGCGGCGGATGCGATTGACAAAAAGGATATGAAAAATCTCTGTGAGGAGCTGGGGGATGTGCTGATGCAGGTGGTCTTTCATGCGGAAATCGAGACGGAGCAGGGCGGCTTTACGATGGGGGATGTGATACAGGGCATCTGCGAGAAAATGATTTATCGCCATCCGCATGTATTCGGGAGCGGCAAGGCGGATACGGCGGAGGAGGTGCTCATCAACTGGGAGGAGCTGAAGAAGAAGGAGAAAAGGCAGGAAACTCAGACAGAGGTCATGCAGAGCGTGCCGGAGGCACTGCCTGCGCTCATCCGTGCAAGGAAGGTGCAGAAGAAGGCGGCGGATGTCGGATTTGACTTTCCGGTGACGGCAGATGCCATGCGGAAGGTGTACGAGGAGGTACAGGAATTAGAACAGGCAGTGCGAGAAAATGGGGAGATTGAGGAGGAATTCGGGGATATTTTGTTTGCCTTGGTGAATATCTCCCGTTTTTTGAAAATAAATCCTGAGTTTGCCTTGACAAAAGCCATCAAAAAGTTTATAAATAGATTTGAATATATTGAGAAATCCGCCCTTTTAGAGGGCAAAGCTCTTTCGGAGATGTCTTTGGAGGAGATGGATTTACTCTGGGATGAGGCAAAAATCAAGCTGAATCCAATGCAATGA
- a CDS encoding sulfide/dihydroorotate dehydrogenase-like FAD/NAD-binding protein encodes MFRIVNKRELNSMVTLLEIEAPFVAKKAQAGQFIIFRVDEFSERVPLTIADYDREKGTVTIIFQKVGLSTKLLAAKEIGDTIQDFVGPLGVATEYDGMKKVAVVGGGVGCAIAYPQAKALHNLGVEVDVIAGFRNKDIVILEDEMNAVATNYYLMTDDGSQGEKGFVTDKLKSLIEAGNSYDAVIAIGPIPMMKFVSLTTKPFGIKTIVSLNPIMIDGTGMCGGCRVTVGGKIKFACVDGPDFDGHEVDFDELMNRNSIYKAREAELTETHICRMDKLANELIK; translated from the coding sequence ATGTTTCGTATCGTGAATAAAAGAGAGCTCAACAGCATGGTCACTCTGCTGGAGATTGAAGCACCCTTTGTTGCCAAAAAGGCACAGGCAGGTCAGTTCATCATCTTCCGCGTGGATGAATTCAGCGAAAGAGTTCCGCTTACCATCGCAGATTATGACAGAGAAAAAGGCACCGTTACCATTATCTTCCAGAAGGTAGGGCTTTCCACAAAGCTGCTTGCCGCAAAAGAGATTGGCGATACCATTCAGGATTTTGTCGGCCCTCTGGGCGTTGCCACAGAATATGACGGCATGAAAAAGGTTGCTGTTGTCGGCGGCGGTGTTGGCTGTGCCATCGCCTATCCGCAGGCAAAGGCACTGCATAACCTCGGTGTAGAGGTCGATGTCATTGCCGGCTTCAGAAACAAGGATATCGTCATTCTGGAGGACGAAATGAACGCCGTTGCTACAAATTATTACCTCATGACGGATGATGGCTCTCAGGGCGAAAAGGGCTTCGTTACCGATAAGCTGAAATCCTTGATTGAGGCAGGCAACAGCTATGATGCTGTAATTGCCATCGGCCCCATCCCCATGATGAAATTCGTCAGCCTGACCACAAAGCCCTTCGGTATCAAAACCATTGTTTCTCTGAACCCCATCATGATTGACGGCACAGGCATGTGCGGCGGCTGTCGTGTCACCGTTGGCGGCAAGATTAAGTTTGCCTGCGTAGACGGCCCCGATTTCGATGGCCACGAGGTAGATTTTGACGAGCTGATGAACCGTAACTCCATTTATAAGGCAAGAGAAGCGGAGCTGACAGAAACCCACATCTGCCGCATGGATAAGCTGGCAAATGAACTGATCAAATAA
- a CDS encoding HU family DNA-binding protein produces the protein MRRQTQMNKSDLVAAIAEKAEMSKKDAEKALKAFEDVVTEELTNNGKVQLVGFGTFDVAERAAREGRNPQTGEAMPIPASKAPRFKAGKALKDAINK, from the coding sequence ATTAGGAGGCAAACACAAATGAACAAATCTGATCTGGTTGCGGCAATCGCAGAAAAAGCAGAAATGAGCAAAAAAGACGCAGAAAAAGCACTGAAGGCTTTTGAAGATGTAGTAACAGAAGAACTGACAAACAACGGCAAGGTACAGCTGGTTGGCTTCGGCACATTCGATGTTGCGGAAAGAGCAGCGCGCGAAGGCAGAAACCCTCAGACAGGCGAAGCAATGCCTATTCCTGCATCCAAAGCACCTAGATTCAAAGCAGGCAAGGCTCTGAAGGATGCAATCAATAAATAA
- the gltA gene encoding NADPH-dependent glutamate synthase, with protein MANMSLEKIKMPEQAPDVRNKNFKEVSLGYTEEMAIEEAQRCLNCKHKPCVSGCPVNVRIPEFIAEVAKGDFMAAYKVITSTNALPAVCGRVCPQESQCESKCVRGMKGEAVAIGRLERFVADWYMKNCDELPEKPASNGKKVAVIGSGPSALACAGDLAKQGYEVTMFEAFHKAGGVLVYGIPEFRLPKAIVQKEIDKLTALGVKIMTNMVIGKVLSIDEIIDDMGFDAVFVGTGAGLPSFMGIPGEALVGVYSANEYLTRINLMKAYLPEYDTPIRNSKAVAVVGGGNVAMDAARCAKRMGAEHVYIVYRRSEKEMPARLEEVHHAKEEGIEFHLLENPVQILNDGNGQVCGIECLKMELGEPDASGRRSPIPIEGSNYVLDVDTVIMSLGTSPNPLIRSTTKGLETNRKGCLVVNEETNQTTREGVYAGGDAVTGAATVILAMGAGKKAAAAIDEYLKNK; from the coding sequence ATGGCAAATATGAGTCTGGAAAAAATCAAGATGCCCGAACAGGCACCTGATGTAAGAAATAAAAACTTTAAAGAGGTTTCCCTCGGCTATACCGAGGAAATGGCAATCGAAGAAGCGCAGAGATGCCTGAACTGTAAGCATAAGCCCTGCGTGAGCGGCTGTCCCGTTAATGTACGCATCCCCGAATTCATCGCAGAGGTTGCAAAGGGCGATTTTATGGCGGCTTATAAGGTGATTACCTCCACAAACGCTCTGCCCGCGGTCTGCGGTCGTGTTTGTCCGCAGGAAAGCCAGTGCGAATCCAAATGCGTCAGAGGCATGAAGGGCGAGGCTGTTGCCATCGGTCGTCTGGAACGCTTCGTTGCCGATTGGTATATGAAAAACTGCGATGAGCTGCCCGAAAAGCCTGCCTCCAACGGCAAAAAGGTTGCTGTCATCGGCTCCGGTCCCTCCGCACTTGCCTGCGCAGGGGATCTGGCAAAGCAGGGCTACGAAGTAACCATGTTCGAAGCCTTCCATAAGGCAGGCGGCGTATTGGTTTACGGTATTCCCGAATTCCGTCTGCCCAAGGCAATCGTGCAGAAGGAAATTGATAAGCTGACTGCTCTGGGCGTAAAGATTATGACAAATATGGTTATCGGCAAGGTGCTTTCCATTGATGAAATCATCGACGATATGGGCTTTGATGCTGTCTTTGTCGGCACAGGCGCAGGCCTGCCCTCCTTCATGGGTATCCCCGGCGAAGCATTGGTCGGCGTTTATTCCGCAAATGAATACCTGACAAGAATCAATCTGATGAAGGCATATCTGCCCGAATATGATACCCCCATCCGCAACAGCAAGGCAGTCGCTGTTGTCGGCGGCGGTAACGTTGCCATGGATGCGGCAAGATGCGCAAAGCGTATGGGTGCGGAGCATGTTTATATCGTATACCGCCGTTCCGAAAAGGAAATGCCCGCCCGTCTGGAAGAGGTGCATCACGCAAAAGAGGAAGGCATTGAATTCCACCTGCTCGAAAACCCCGTACAGATTCTCAATGACGGCAATGGTCAGGTTTGCGGCATTGAATGCTTGAAAATGGAACTTGGCGAACCCGATGCCAGTGGCAGAAGAAGCCCCATCCCCATCGAAGGCTCCAATTATGTGCTGGATGTAGATACCGTTATCATGTCTCTCGGCACCTCCCCGAACCCCCTGATTCGCAGCACCACAAAGGGTCTGGAAACAAATCGTAAGGGCTGTCTGGTTGTCAACGAGGAAACAAACCAGACCACAAGAGAGGGCGTTTATGCCGGCGGCGATGCCGTAACAGGCGCAGCAACCGTTATCCTCGCAATGGGCGCAGGGAAAAAGGCAGCCGCAGCGATTGATGAATACTTAAAGAATAAATAA
- the yabQ gene encoding spore cortex biosynthesis protein YabQ produces the protein MILSLHAQAQLFLLTVLLGGGMGLFYDGLRVFRHALRHNAFWVQAEDGLFWLLAVFLVFCVMLHANAGEIRFFTILGLFGGMGLYFLTLSRMVLAVSDKIISAVKYMLGLFGRIVTMPFRLLWLVFRRPARKIGGFCEKQRKKLLQSVKLCVKIIIHRLHINRRMLRKK, from the coding sequence ATGATTCTTTCCTTACACGCACAGGCACAGCTTTTCCTGCTGACGGTGCTTCTGGGCGGTGGCATGGGTCTTTTTTATGACGGCCTGCGGGTGTTTCGCCATGCCCTTCGCCATAATGCCTTCTGGGTGCAGGCGGAGGATGGGCTTTTCTGGCTTCTGGCGGTGTTTCTGGTGTTCTGCGTGATGCTGCACGCCAATGCAGGAGAAATCCGGTTTTTTACGATTCTGGGGCTGTTCGGCGGCATGGGGCTGTATTTCCTGACGCTCAGCCGCATGGTGCTTGCTGTCAGCGATAAAATCATTTCTGCTGTGAAATATATGCTCGGCCTTTTTGGGCGTATTGTGACAATGCCGTTTCGTCTGCTCTGGCTTGTTTTTCGCCGCCCTGCGAGAAAAATTGGCGGATTTTGCGAAAAACAGCGGAAAAAACTATTGCAAAGCGTTAAACTTTGTGTGAAAATAATAATACATCGTTTGCATATCAATCGGCGGATGCTGCGCAAAAAATAG
- a CDS encoding acyl-[acyl-carrier-protein] thioesterase, whose translation MDRIGYETTQTVHYFQIDGSRSMTPAALLSALQEMAISHSDSLGFSVQYNLTHHCFWSVVNWHLKLYRMPKYNETITLQTWSDKFARFQANRSFFLFDENGNKLLDGISRWIFMDSEKRKPANVPADMVEKYHSGQVSAIEGEKFFMPKTPAGRLICTRDFVVTRRDTDTNGHANNVKYLEWVMDDIPDAIYEDMTLKDIRIVYRKECLRGDTVTIKTYLQDTENGKEIESFLYEGETIVAQVITLWA comes from the coding sequence ATGGATCGAATCGGATATGAAACAACCCAGACCGTACATTATTTTCAGATTGACGGCAGCCGCTCTATGACACCTGCGGCACTGCTCTCCGCCCTGCAGGAAATGGCAATCAGCCATTCCGACAGCCTCGGCTTCAGTGTGCAGTATAATCTTACGCATCACTGCTTTTGGTCTGTTGTCAACTGGCATTTAAAGCTCTACCGCATGCCAAAATACAATGAAACCATCACATTGCAGACCTGGAGCGATAAATTTGCCCGCTTTCAGGCAAACCGCAGCTTTTTCCTCTTTGATGAAAACGGCAATAAGCTGTTGGATGGCATTTCCCGCTGGATTTTCATGGATTCCGAAAAACGGAAGCCTGCCAATGTGCCTGCGGATATGGTTGAAAAATATCATTCGGGGCAGGTATCTGCCATTGAGGGCGAAAAATTCTTCATGCCTAAAACACCGGCAGGCAGGCTGATTTGCACCAGAGATTTTGTCGTAACCAGAAGGGATACCGATACCAATGGGCACGCCAATAACGTGAAATATCTGGAATGGGTGATGGATGATATCCCCGATGCCATCTATGAGGATATGACACTCAAGGATATCCGCATTGTCTACCGCAAGGAGTGTCTGCGCGGAGACACCGTCACCATAAAGACCTATTTGCAGGATACCGAAAACGGCAAGGAAATCGAATCCTTCCTCTATGAAGGGGAAACCATCGTTGCACAGGTCATCACCCTTTGGGCATAA
- a CDS encoding VOC family protein translates to MVGRIYHVGLTVSDLDRSIAFYRDILGLEFQGEIFMKGEETDKMFRRANCKARVAYLNGSKAIEAPPVELIQFVDGEIHKEQSDLFTTSISEVCFYTDDIDSVYRTLIENHVECLSEPQYFDFRADGFGESRAFYFRDPDGIILEMMQPL, encoded by the coding sequence ATGGTTGGAAGAATTTATCACGTTGGATTAACAGTTTCTGATTTGGATCGCTCGATTGCTTTCTACAGAGACATCCTTGGTCTTGAGTTTCAAGGAGAAATTTTTATGAAAGGCGAAGAAACAGATAAAATGTTTCGTAGAGCAAATTGCAAAGCAAGAGTTGCATATTTGAATGGCTCCAAGGCTATTGAAGCACCGCCGGTCGAACTGATTCAGTTTGTAGACGGCGAAATCCATAAAGAACAATCCGATTTGTTTACGACATCCATCTCAGAAGTGTGCTTCTACACGGATGACATAGATTCTGTCTACAGAACCCTGATTGAAAATCATGTGGAGTGCTTGTCTGAACCGCAGTATTTCGATTTTAGAGCAGATGGATTTGGGGAAAGTCGAGCTTTTTATTTCAGAGATCCAGATGGTATCATCCTTGAGATGATGCAGCCTCTTTGA
- the cls gene encoding cardiolipin synthase has translation MSTVWSWILLFIVILLVANVILSGFVVFFERRNPASTWAWLLVLLFIPIFGFFAYMVFGRNSKREKMFREKEKYDQEVYYKYLFQDVHSAEEITEQKAFIENKGKLSHAEYVTDLAHLHLNSGNWITFNNKIEYFNNGKDKFEALVQDIRNAKEYIHLEYYIWRGDRLGSRLLDELTKKAAEGIEVRILYDGIGNSRLPKNFFDQFHAAGGYTAAFLPRFVVRLNYRNHRKLAIIDGKIGYIGGFNVGDEYLGIVNRYGPWRDTHLRFQGDAVDQMQMRFIMDWNFTAKFGLIHLGEKYFPKKEQQIKGVRTQIVSSGPDTQWKNIRNGYFKMINEAESNVFLTTPYFVPDDGIFEALRVAALSGLDVRIIIPGNPDHFFVYWASMSYLGELLEAGVRVYQYEKGFIHAKVLTIDGTVSSVGSANMDIRSFDLNFEVNAFMYDAGITKILEDDFLKDLHSSVEITKEWYRRRKWWFKVREAIARLISPML, from the coding sequence ATGAGTACAGTATGGAGCTGGATTCTTCTTTTTATCGTCATCCTGTTGGTTGCCAACGTCATCCTTTCCGGGTTCGTCGTGTTCTTCGAGCGCAGAAACCCTGCCAGCACATGGGCATGGCTTTTGGTGCTGCTGTTCATCCCGATTTTCGGCTTTTTTGCCTATATGGTCTTCGGGCGCAACAGTAAGCGCGAAAAAATGTTTCGCGAAAAGGAAAAATATGATCAGGAGGTCTATTATAAATACCTCTTTCAGGATGTCCATTCTGCGGAGGAAATCACCGAGCAGAAGGCATTTATCGAAAATAAGGGCAAGCTATCCCATGCAGAATATGTCACCGATCTGGCACATCTGCATCTGAACAGCGGCAACTGGATTACCTTTAACAATAAAATCGAATATTTCAATAATGGCAAGGATAAATTTGAAGCCCTCGTGCAGGATATCCGCAATGCCAAGGAATATATCCATCTGGAATATTACATCTGGCGTGGGGACAGGCTCGGCTCGCGTCTTTTGGATGAGCTGACGAAAAAGGCGGCAGAGGGGATCGAGGTGCGGATTCTTTATGACGGCATCGGCAACTCCCGTCTGCCGAAGAATTTCTTTGATCAGTTTCACGCCGCAGGGGGCTATACCGCCGCCTTCCTGCCGCGCTTCGTGGTGCGCCTGAATTACCGCAACCACCGCAAGCTTGCCATCATTGACGGCAAAATCGGCTACATCGGCGGCTTTAATGTCGGGGATGAATACCTCGGTATCGTCAACCGCTACGGCCCTTGGCGAGATACCCATCTGCGCTTTCAAGGCGATGCCGTCGATCAGATGCAGATGCGCTTCATCATGGACTGGAACTTCACCGCAAAATTCGGACTGATTCATCTGGGTGAAAAATATTTCCCCAAGAAGGAGCAGCAAATAAAGGGCGTGCGGACGCAAATTGTTTCCAGCGGTCCCGATACCCAATGGAAAAACATCCGCAACGGCTATTTCAAAATGATAAATGAAGCCGAAAGCAATGTTTTTCTGACTACACCCTATTTCGTGCCGGATGACGGCATTTTTGAGGCACTGCGTGTGGCTGCCCTCTCCGGCTTGGATGTGCGCATCATCATCCCCGGCAATCCGGATCATTTCTTCGTCTATTGGGCAAGCATGTCCTATCTGGGCGAGCTGCTCGAGGCAGGGGTGCGGGTGTATCAGTATGAAAAGGGCTTTATCCATGCCAAGGTGCTGACGATAGATGGTACTGTTTCCTCTGTCGGCTCCGCCAATATGGATATCCGCAGCTTTGATTTGAATTTCGAGGTCAATGCCTTCATGTATGATGCAGGCATAACCAAAATATTAGAGGATGATTTCTTAAAGGATTTGCATAGCTCTGTGGAAATTACAAAAGAATGGTACCGCCGCAGAAAGTGGTGGTTTAAGGTGCGTGAGGCGATTGCAAGATTGATTTCGCCCATGCTGTAA
- a CDS encoding RNA-binding S4 domain-containing protein — MRVDKFLKVSRIIKRRTIANEACDAGRVMINGKVVKAGAEVKIGDVIEIQFGNNTTKIEVLDLKESTKKEDAVNMYKSL; from the coding sequence ATGCGTGTAGATAAATTTCTGAAGGTGTCCCGTATCATCAAAAGACGCACGATTGCCAATGAGGCGTGCGACGCAGGCAGGGTGATGATTAACGGGAAGGTGGTTAAGGCAGGCGCAGAGGTGAAGATTGGCGATGTTATCGAGATTCAGTTCGGGAATAATACCACGAAAATTGAAGTCTTGGACTTAAAGGAATCCACCAAAAAAGAAGATGCCGTTAACATGTACAAGTCCCTTTAA